From the genome of Bosea sp. Tri-49, one region includes:
- a CDS encoding diguanylate cyclase produces the protein MAYRATGRRQSEPIAEELKVLLVEDSRTYALALSRRLEAELQLPIVVCQSLNELHEVVTEDRAAFTLAVVDLNLPDAPRGEAIDFTVQRRIPTIVHTASFDLETRNRIMERDVIDYVPKDSAFTLETVVATARRALSNRQTRILVVDDTAATRKLLTHMLKVQQYQVIEAESGDEALALIQDNPDIRLVVSDYYMPEMDGYELTRRIRRQFASDRLRLIGVSSSSDRMVSVGFLKAGANDFISMPFIPEELQCRIASNVETLEQIEQLHNLASRDALTGLFNRRYFFESAEKLIAEARAKNLPSAIAILDIDDFKHLNDSHGHDFGDQALAKVARYLAQSVEGAGHLLARIGGEEFAILFPGLNTKAALRLSDHIRLDLSHETLLVDDQQITLTVSIGVAEISGQGSLDQYLIAADRALYAAKHEGRNCVRVAA, from the coding sequence ATGGCCTATCGCGCCACCGGACGCCGTCAGAGCGAACCCATCGCCGAAGAGCTCAAGGTCCTTCTCGTCGAGGATTCGCGGACCTATGCGCTGGCGCTGTCGCGCCGCCTCGAGGCCGAGCTTCAGCTGCCCATCGTCGTCTGCCAGTCGCTCAACGAGCTGCACGAGGTCGTCACCGAAGACCGCGCGGCCTTCACTCTGGCCGTGGTCGATCTCAATCTGCCCGACGCCCCACGCGGAGAGGCGATCGACTTCACCGTCCAGCGCCGCATCCCGACGATCGTCCACACTGCCAGCTTCGACCTCGAGACGCGCAACCGGATCATGGAGCGCGACGTCATCGACTATGTCCCGAAGGACAGCGCTTTCACACTCGAGACCGTGGTCGCGACTGCCAGGCGCGCGCTCAGCAACCGGCAGACCCGCATTCTCGTCGTCGACGACACCGCAGCGACCCGCAAGTTGCTCACCCATATGCTGAAGGTGCAGCAGTACCAGGTGATCGAGGCGGAGTCCGGGGATGAGGCGCTGGCGCTGATCCAGGACAATCCCGACATCCGGCTGGTCGTGAGCGACTACTACATGCCGGAGATGGACGGCTACGAACTGACGCGCCGCATCCGCCGCCAGTTCGCCTCGGACCGGCTGCGGCTAATCGGCGTCTCGTCCTCCAGCGACCGCATGGTGTCCGTTGGTTTCCTCAAGGCGGGCGCCAATGACTTCATCTCGATGCCCTTCATTCCCGAAGAGCTGCAATGCCGGATTGCGAGCAATGTCGAGACGCTGGAGCAGATCGAACAGCTGCATAACCTCGCCTCGCGCGATGCCCTGACCGGCCTGTTCAATCGCCGTTATTTCTTCGAGAGTGCCGAGAAGCTGATTGCCGAAGCGCGCGCGAAAAATCTGCCAAGCGCCATCGCCATCCTCGATATCGACGACTTCAAGCATCTGAACGACAGCCACGGCCATGATTTCGGCGATCAGGCGCTGGCCAAGGTGGCGCGCTACCTCGCCCAATCGGTCGAGGGCGCCGGCCATCTGCTCGCCCGGATCGGCGGCGAGGAGTTCGCCATCCTATTCCCGGGCCTGAACACCAAGGCGGCGCTGCGTCTCAGCGATCACATCCGCCTCGACCTCTCGCACGAGACATTGCTGGTCGACGATCAGCAGATCACGCTGACGGTCTCGATCGGCGTCGCCGAGATCAGTGGGCAGGGTAGCCTGGACCAATACCTCATCGCGGCCGACCGCGCGCTCTATGCGGCCAAGCACGAGGGGCGCAACTGCGTCCGCGTCGCGGCCTAA
- a CDS encoding LysR family transcriptional regulator, which yields MERFDWDDLRFFLAVARSGRLTAAARRLGADHATVSRRITSLEESLKAKLFERRPQGYALTGHGEQLLAKAESMETEALAIQSEIGGADMALSGTVRIGAPDGFGSTFLAPRFAGLGKAYPGLELQLIAMPRLLSLSKREADVAITLAPPKEGKVVARKLCDYRLGLYASQDYLDAMPKVAAAEDLFSHRIVGYIDDLIFTPELDYLDEVAKGLRAQIQSSSVLAQMNAVAAGAGIGVIHHFMAVDEPRLVPVLPDSVSITRSFWLLVHADLKDVARVRAVVDFIVRESKANRALLMGELAAAGGPRLAAAG from the coding sequence ATGGAACGGTTCGACTGGGACGACCTGCGTTTCTTTCTCGCCGTCGCCCGCTCCGGCCGGCTCACTGCGGCGGCGCGCCGGCTTGGCGCCGACCATGCCACCGTCTCGCGCCGCATCACCTCGCTGGAGGAATCGCTCAAGGCCAAGCTGTTCGAGCGGCGCCCGCAAGGTTACGCGCTGACCGGCCATGGCGAGCAGCTGTTGGCCAAGGCCGAGAGCATGGAAACCGAGGCACTGGCGATCCAGAGCGAGATCGGCGGCGCCGACATGGCGCTCTCCGGCACGGTCCGGATCGGCGCGCCCGATGGTTTTGGCTCGACCTTCCTGGCGCCGCGCTTCGCCGGCCTCGGCAAGGCTTATCCGGGGCTCGAGCTCCAGCTCATCGCCATGCCGCGCCTGCTCTCGCTGTCGAAGCGCGAGGCGGATGTCGCGATCACGCTCGCTCCGCCCAAAGAGGGCAAGGTTGTCGCCCGCAAGCTCTGCGATTACCGCCTCGGCCTCTACGCCTCGCAGGATTACCTCGATGCGATGCCGAAGGTCGCGGCGGCGGAAGATCTCTTCAGCCACCGCATCGTCGGCTATATCGACGACCTGATCTTCACGCCCGAGCTCGACTATCTCGACGAGGTCGCCAAGGGTCTGCGCGCGCAGATCCAGAGCTCCAGCGTGCTGGCGCAGATGAATGCCGTGGCCGCCGGCGCCGGCATCGGCGTGATCCATCACTTCATGGCGGTCGACGAGCCCCGGCTCGTCCCCGTTCTGCCGGATAGCGTCTCGATCACGCGCTCCTTCTGGCTGCTCGTCCACGCCGATCTCAAGGACGTCGCCCGGGTCCGGGCGGTCGTCGATTTCATCGTGCGCGAGTCGAAGGCCAATCGCGCGCTGCTGATGGGTGAGTTGGCGGCTGCAGGAGGTCCGCGCCTGGCTGCCGCCGGTTGA
- a CDS encoding CoA-acylating methylmalonate-semialdehyde dehydrogenase: MRQIGHFIGGKHVAGTSGRTADVYQPMDGSVIGKVALASQQELRAAVENALEAQPKWAAVNPQRRARVLMKFLDLIAQNNDELAELLAREHGKTIPDAKGDIQRGVEVVEFSLGVPNLMKGEFTDGAGPGIDIYSLRQPLGVVAGITPFNFPAMIPLWKLGPAIACGNAFILKPSERDPGVPMRLAELFIEAGGPPGILNVVNGDKEAVDAILDDHDIKAVGFVGSTPIAEYIYARGCANGKRVQCFGGAKNHMIIMPDADMDQAVDALIGAGYGSAGERCMAISVAVPVGKATADELVKRLIPRVESLKIGPSTDTAADYGPVVTKAAMEKIKSYVDIGIGEGAKLVVDGRDFKMQGYENGFYVGGCLFDNVTKDMRIYKEEIFGPVLSVLRTESYDEALKLTNDHEYGNGTAIYTRDGDAARDFASKVQVGMVGINVPIPVPLAYYTFGGWKRSVFGDLNQHGPDSIRFYTKTKTVTARWPSGIKDGASFVIPTMG; the protein is encoded by the coding sequence ATGCGTCAGATCGGTCACTTCATCGGCGGCAAGCACGTCGCAGGCACCTCGGGCCGCACGGCCGATGTCTACCAGCCGATGGACGGCTCGGTGATCGGCAAGGTCGCGCTCGCCTCGCAGCAGGAACTGCGCGCCGCGGTCGAGAACGCGCTCGAAGCCCAGCCGAAATGGGCGGCGGTCAATCCGCAGCGCCGCGCCCGCGTGCTGATGAAGTTCCTCGACCTGATCGCGCAGAACAATGACGAGCTCGCCGAGCTGCTCGCCCGCGAGCACGGCAAGACCATTCCCGACGCCAAGGGCGACATCCAGCGCGGCGTCGAGGTCGTCGAATTCTCGCTCGGTGTGCCCAACCTGATGAAGGGCGAGTTCACCGACGGCGCCGGCCCTGGCATCGACATCTATTCGCTGCGCCAGCCGCTCGGCGTCGTCGCTGGCATCACCCCGTTCAACTTCCCCGCGATGATCCCGCTCTGGAAGCTCGGCCCCGCCATCGCCTGCGGCAACGCCTTCATCCTGAAGCCGTCCGAGCGCGATCCCGGCGTGCCGATGCGCCTCGCCGAGCTCTTCATCGAAGCGGGCGGCCCTCCCGGCATCCTCAACGTCGTCAACGGCGACAAGGAGGCGGTCGACGCCATCCTCGACGACCATGACATCAAGGCGGTCGGCTTCGTCGGCTCGACCCCGATCGCCGAGTATATCTACGCCCGCGGCTGCGCCAATGGTAAGCGCGTGCAGTGCTTCGGCGGCGCCAAGAACCACATGATCATCATGCCCGACGCCGACATGGACCAGGCGGTCGACGCGCTGATCGGCGCCGGCTACGGCTCGGCCGGCGAGCGCTGCATGGCGATCTCGGTCGCGGTTCCGGTCGGCAAGGCCACCGCCGACGAGCTGGTCAAGCGGCTGATCCCCCGCGTCGAGAGCCTGAAGATCGGCCCCTCGACCGACACCGCCGCGGATTACGGTCCGGTCGTGACCAAGGCGGCGATGGAGAAGATCAAGTCCTATGTCGATATCGGCATTGGCGAAGGCGCCAAGCTCGTCGTCGACGGCCGCGACTTCAAGATGCAGGGCTACGAGAACGGCTTCTATGTCGGCGGCTGCCTGTTCGACAACGTCACCAAGGACATGCGCATCTACAAGGAGGAGATCTTCGGGCCCGTGCTCTCCGTGCTGCGGACCGAGAGCTATGACGAGGCGCTGAAGCTGACCAACGACCACGAATACGGTAATGGGACCGCGATCTACACCCGCGACGGCGATGCGGCGCGCGACTTCGCTTCGAAGGTCCAGGTCGGCATGGTCGGCATCAACGTGCCGATCCCGGTTCCGCTGGCCTACTACACCTTCGGCGGCTGGAAGCGCTCGGTCTTCGGCGATCTCAACCAGCACGGCCCGGACTCGATCCGGTTCTACACCAAGACCAAGACGGTCACGGCGCGCTGGCCCTCCGGCATCAAGGACGGCGCCAGCTTCGTCATCCCGACGATGGGTTGA
- a CDS encoding isobutyryl-CoA dehydrogenase, which yields MFSLTEDQIAIRDMAQGFATETLAPHAVRWDEEKHFPVEEMRQAAALGMGGIYIRDDVGGSGLTRLDAAVIFEALSTACPTVAAYISIHNMCAWMIDRYGADEQRQKFLPKLCSMEHLASYCLTEPGAGSDAAALKTKAVLDGDHYVLDGQKQFISGAGVADVYVVMVRTGEAGPSGISTIVVEKGTPGLSFGANEKKMGWNAQPTRAVIFENCRVPAANRIGPEGIGFKIAMAGLDGGRLNIGACSIGGAQGALDKALGYAQERKAFGNRIADFQALQFKLADMATELEAARTFLWRAAAALDEKTPDATKLCAMAKRVATDTGFEVANQALQIHGGYGYLADYGIEKIVRDLRVHQILEGTNEVMRMIVARSLVGRAKGN from the coding sequence ATGTTCTCCCTCACCGAAGACCAGATCGCCATCCGCGACATGGCCCAGGGTTTCGCAACCGAAACCCTGGCGCCCCATGCCGTGCGCTGGGACGAGGAAAAGCATTTCCCGGTCGAGGAAATGCGCCAGGCCGCCGCGCTCGGCATGGGCGGCATCTATATCCGCGACGATGTCGGCGGCTCCGGTCTGACGCGCCTCGACGCGGCAGTGATCTTCGAGGCGCTCTCGACCGCCTGCCCGACGGTCGCCGCCTATATCTCGATCCACAACATGTGCGCCTGGATGATCGACCGCTACGGCGCGGACGAGCAGCGACAGAAGTTTCTGCCGAAGCTCTGCAGCATGGAGCATCTCGCGAGCTATTGCCTGACCGAGCCGGGCGCCGGCTCCGACGCCGCCGCGCTGAAGACCAAGGCAGTGCTCGACGGCGATCATTACGTGCTCGACGGCCAGAAGCAGTTCATTTCGGGCGCCGGCGTCGCCGACGTCTACGTGGTGATGGTCCGCACCGGCGAGGCCGGCCCGTCGGGCATTTCGACCATCGTCGTCGAGAAGGGCACGCCCGGCCTCTCCTTCGGCGCCAACGAGAAGAAGATGGGCTGGAACGCCCAGCCGACGCGCGCCGTGATCTTCGAGAACTGCCGCGTGCCGGCCGCCAACCGAATCGGCCCGGAAGGTATCGGCTTCAAGATCGCCATGGCCGGGCTCGACGGCGGGCGACTCAATATCGGCGCCTGCTCGATCGGCGGGGCACAGGGCGCGCTCGACAAGGCGCTCGGCTATGCCCAGGAGCGCAAGGCCTTCGGCAATCGCATCGCCGATTTCCAGGCACTGCAGTTCAAGCTCGCCGACATGGCGACAGAGTTGGAAGCGGCGCGGACCTTCCTCTGGCGCGCGGCGGCGGCACTCGACGAGAAGACGCCGGATGCGACCAAGCTCTGCGCCATGGCCAAAAGGGTCGCGACCGACACCGGCTTCGAGGTCGCCAACCAGGCGCTGCAGATCCATGGCGGCTATGGCTATCTTGCCGACTACGGCATCGAGAAGATCGTCCGCGACCTCCGGGTCCACCAGATCCTCGAGGGGACCAACGAGGTGATGCGGATGATCGTGGCGCGCTCGCTGGTTGGTCGCGCCAAGGGGAATTGA
- the mmsB gene encoding 3-hydroxyisobutyrate dehydrogenase, which yields MSTIAFIGLGNMGGPMAGNLVKAGHKVSAFDLSQASKDAAAALGVGISGSAKEAVAEAEIVVTMLPAGKHVLGVWADILPAVKPGTLLIDSSTIDVESARKAHALAAERGCLSLDAPVSGGVGGAQGATLTFMVGGSADAFKRGEPILSGMGKKVVHCGDAGNGQAAKICNNMILGISMIGVSEAFVLAEKLGLSHQALFDVASTSSGQCWSLTTYCPVPGPVPTSPANNDYKPGFASALMLKDLKLAQEAAQAAGASTPLGAAAAQVYGMHNAWGEGGTDFSGIIHLLRGRGNT from the coding sequence ATGAGCACCATCGCCTTCATCGGGCTCGGCAATATGGGCGGGCCGATGGCCGGCAATCTGGTCAAGGCCGGGCACAAGGTCTCCGCCTTCGACCTGTCGCAGGCCTCGAAGGATGCAGCTGCGGCGCTCGGCGTCGGCATCTCCGGCTCGGCCAAGGAAGCCGTCGCCGAGGCCGAGATCGTCGTCACCATGCTGCCGGCGGGCAAGCATGTGCTGGGGGTCTGGGCCGACATCCTCCCTGCGGTGAAGCCGGGCACGCTGCTGATCGATTCCTCGACCATCGATGTCGAGAGCGCCCGCAAGGCGCATGCGCTTGCCGCCGAGCGCGGCTGCCTCTCGCTCGATGCGCCGGTCTCCGGCGGCGTCGGCGGCGCCCAGGGCGCGACCCTGACCTTTATGGTCGGCGGCAGCGCTGATGCTTTCAAGCGCGGCGAGCCGATCCTGTCGGGGATGGGCAAGAAGGTCGTGCATTGCGGCGACGCCGGCAACGGCCAGGCGGCCAAGATCTGCAACAACATGATCCTGGGCATCTCGATGATCGGCGTCTCGGAAGCCTTCGTGCTGGCCGAGAAGCTCGGCCTGTCGCATCAGGCGCTGTTCGACGTCGCCTCGACCTCCTCGGGCCAGTGCTGGTCGCTGACGACCTATTGCCCGGTGCCGGGGCCGGTGCCGACCTCGCCGGCCAACAACGACTACAAGCCCGGCTTTGCCTCGGCGCTGATGCTGAAGGATCTGAAGCTCGCCCAGGAAGCGGCACAGGCGGCCGGAGCCTCGACCCCGCTCGGCGCCGCGGCGGCGCAGGTCTACGGAATGCACAATGCCTGGGGCGAAGGCGGCACCGACTTCTCCGGCATCATCCACCTGCTGCGCGGGCGCGGAAACACCTGA
- the nudC gene encoding NAD(+) diphosphatase, with amino-acid sequence MNDASRRKERSAQTGFATSPLDRRADLRDRADEVAELRARSDTRFTIVAGETPILLRNGAETQTVWFDESGADGLGPALDEVFLGLDPDGAPRFGRLIDRELLEGLREQAVLVVTDLRSVALKRLVPKEELGPLGEAKALLDWHARHRCCAQCGAPTKLGSAGWKRQCEACGAQHFPRTDPVVIMLAVRGDNCLLARQSRFAPGMYSCIAGFVEPGETFEDAVRRETWEEAGLRTGTVRYIASQPWPFPGSLMIGCIAEALNDDIVLDGTELEAGRWFSRAEALQMLEGKHPDELFCPPHMAIANTILKAWAVDGEEP; translated from the coding sequence ATGAACGACGCCTCCCGCCGCAAAGAACGCTCAGCCCAGACCGGCTTCGCCACCAGCCCGCTCGACCGACGCGCCGATCTGCGCGACCGGGCGGACGAGGTCGCGGAATTGCGAGCTCGCAGCGACACACGCTTCACCATCGTCGCGGGCGAGACGCCGATCCTGCTGCGCAACGGCGCCGAGACCCAGACCGTCTGGTTCGACGAGAGCGGCGCCGATGGGCTCGGCCCGGCGCTGGACGAGGTCTTCCTCGGGCTCGATCCGGATGGAGCGCCACGCTTTGGCCGGCTGATCGACCGCGAGCTGCTGGAAGGGTTGCGCGAGCAGGCGGTGCTCGTCGTCACCGACCTACGCAGCGTCGCGCTGAAGCGGCTGGTGCCGAAGGAGGAGCTCGGCCCGCTCGGCGAGGCCAAGGCCCTGCTCGACTGGCATGCGCGCCATCGTTGCTGCGCCCAGTGCGGTGCACCGACGAAGCTCGGCTCGGCCGGCTGGAAGCGGCAATGCGAGGCCTGCGGCGCGCAGCATTTCCCGCGTACCGATCCGGTCGTGATCATGCTGGCGGTGCGGGGCGACAACTGCCTGCTGGCGCGCCAGTCGCGCTTTGCGCCCGGCATGTATTCCTGCATCGCCGGCTTCGTCGAGCCGGGCGAGACCTTCGAGGATGCGGTCCGCCGCGAGACCTGGGAGGAAGCAGGCCTGCGCACCGGTACCGTCCGCTACATCGCCTCGCAGCCCTGGCCCTTCCCGGGATCGCTGATGATCGGCTGCATCGCCGAAGCGCTGAACGACGACATCGTGCTCGACGGCACCGAGCTCGAAGCCGGCCGCTGGTTCAGCCGCGCAGAGGCACTGCAGATGCTGGAGGGCAAGCATCCCGACGAGCTGTTCTGCCCGCCGCATATGGCGATCGCCAACACGATCCTGAAAGCGTGGGCGGTGGATGGCGAAGAGCCCTGA
- a CDS encoding amidase: protein MTDPVNAFVPGPRAHLAGRQGGPLSGLTFAVKDLFDVAGLPTGGGNHDWAKANPTPTRHAWAVQTLLDAGANCVGKTITDEVSLGILGENAFDGTPINSAAPERVPGGSSSGSAAAVAAGLCDIALGTDTGGSMRVPASFCGLYGIRPTHGRLDLTGLLPQAPSSDTAGWFARDAGIFAKVGAVLLGEAPGPLPTKLLIAVDAFGFADPEVADALQPMVRKLERIVGPAREEIMAPQGLSVWARAQRSLQPVEAWQTFRPWIEQHNPRMAFSVAAGLIAGSQVSASERNWAALMREEARARLRHLLPAGTILCLPTTPFQAPLRGLPTPELQPLRDRITCLCAQGGLTGSPQLNLPGAMVNGAPVGLSIIGGRGTDASLIAVAQAVEALS, encoded by the coding sequence ATGACGGACCCGGTCAACGCCTTCGTGCCCGGGCCGCGCGCCCATCTCGCCGGCCGGCAGGGCGGGCCGCTCTCCGGACTGACTTTTGCGGTTAAGGACCTGTTCGATGTCGCCGGCCTGCCGACCGGCGGCGGCAATCACGACTGGGCCAAGGCAAACCCCACCCCGACGCGCCATGCCTGGGCGGTGCAGACCCTGCTGGATGCCGGAGCGAATTGCGTCGGCAAGACCATCACCGACGAGGTTTCGCTCGGCATTCTCGGCGAGAACGCCTTCGACGGCACGCCGATCAACAGCGCCGCGCCCGAGCGCGTGCCCGGCGGCTCCTCCTCCGGCTCGGCGGCTGCCGTCGCCGCCGGCCTCTGCGACATCGCGCTGGGCACCGATACGGGCGGCTCGATGCGCGTGCCAGCGAGCTTCTGCGGGCTCTACGGCATCCGGCCGACACACGGCCGGCTCGACCTGACCGGGCTGCTGCCGCAGGCGCCGAGCTCGGACACGGCGGGCTGGTTCGCGCGCGATGCCGGGATCTTCGCGAAGGTCGGCGCCGTGCTGCTCGGCGAGGCGCCCGGCCCGCTGCCGACCAAGCTGCTGATCGCGGTCGATGCCTTCGGCTTCGCCGACCCCGAGGTCGCAGATGCCTTGCAACCGATGGTCCGGAAGCTGGAGCGGATCGTCGGCCCGGCGCGCGAGGAGATCATGGCGCCACAGGGGCTTTCGGTCTGGGCACGCGCGCAACGCAGCCTGCAGCCGGTCGAGGCCTGGCAGACCTTCCGGCCCTGGATCGAGCAGCACAATCCGCGCATGGCCTTCAGCGTCGCCGCCGGGCTGATCGCCGGCTCGCAGGTTTCCGCGAGCGAGCGCAACTGGGCGGCGCTGATGCGCGAGGAGGCGCGGGCGCGGCTGCGTCACCTCTTGCCGGCGGGCACGATCCTCTGCCTGCCGACAACGCCCTTCCAGGCGCCGCTGCGCGGCCTGCCGACTCCGGAGCTGCAGCCACTGCGCGATCGCATCACCTGTCTTTGTGCGCAGGGCGGCCTCACCGGCTCGCCCCAGCTCAACCTGCCCGGCGCCATGGTGAACGGCGCGCCGGTCGGTCTCTCGATCATCGGCGGGCGCGGCACCGACGCCAGCCTGATTGCCGTCGCCCAAGCCGTGGAGGCCCTCTCGTGA
- the hpxZ gene encoding oxalurate catabolism protein HpxZ — MTDLTPNLPDVVAEISALFERYEQALIDKQVDVLDASFWNSPHTIRYALGENGYGFDEIHAHRVARPPGPGIKEKRIRLEILTLGRDFATVNLEFKVRGREIIGRQSQSWVRFPDLGWKVVSAHVSTMEGPRPW, encoded by the coding sequence GTGACCGACCTGACCCCAAACCTGCCCGATGTCGTCGCCGAGATCAGCGCCCTGTTCGAGCGCTATGAGCAGGCGCTAATCGACAAGCAAGTCGACGTGCTCGACGCCTCCTTCTGGAACAGCCCCCACACCATCCGCTACGCGCTGGGCGAGAACGGCTATGGCTTCGACGAGATCCATGCCCACCGCGTCGCCCGGCCGCCGGGCCCGGGCATCAAGGAGAAGCGGATCCGCCTGGAAATCCTGACGCTCGGCCGCGACTTCGCCACCGTGAACCTCGAATTCAAGGTGCGCGGGCGCGAGATCATCGGCCGCCAGAGCCAGAGCTGGGTGCGCTTCCCCGATCTCGGCTGGAAGGTCGTCTCGGCTCATGTCTCGACGATGGAAGGGCCGCGTCCTTGGTGA
- a CDS encoding prephenate dehydratase: MSVVVSYQGEPGAFSSQAALQVFPDCELLPCRTFEDALAAVSDGAARYGMIPIDNSIAGRVADIHHLLPRSGLHIIGEHFLPIRFHLMAVEGATLATLQTVQSHIHALGQCRKIIRKLGLKAEVAADTAGSARQVAEAGDPTRAAIAPHIAAEVYGLKILMEDIEDEKHNTTRFVVLSKYPEFARQGAGKTVTTLIFQVRNLPAALYKALGGFATNGVNMTKLESYMVDGHFSATMFYSDVEGHPDDPALRRALDELAFFSKEMKILGVYPAHEFRDSFPEPGE, translated from the coding sequence ATGTCAGTCGTCGTTTCCTATCAGGGTGAGCCCGGAGCCTTCTCTTCGCAGGCCGCCCTCCAGGTCTTCCCGGATTGCGAGCTGCTGCCTTGCCGGACCTTCGAGGACGCGCTCGCGGCGGTCTCGGACGGCGCCGCCCGCTACGGCATGATCCCGATCGACAACTCGATCGCCGGCCGCGTCGCCGACATCCATCACCTCCTGCCGCGCTCTGGCCTGCACATCATCGGCGAGCATTTCCTGCCGATCCGCTTCCATCTGATGGCGGTCGAGGGCGCGACGCTGGCGACGCTGCAGACAGTGCAGAGCCACATCCATGCGCTCGGCCAGTGCCGCAAGATCATCCGCAAGCTCGGCCTGAAGGCCGAGGTCGCTGCCGATACCGCCGGCTCTGCCCGTCAGGTCGCCGAGGCCGGCGACCCGACGCGCGCCGCGATCGCGCCGCACATCGCCGCCGAGGTCTACGGCCTCAAGATCCTGATGGAGGACATCGAAGACGAGAAGCACAACACCACGCGCTTCGTCGTGCTTTCGAAATATCCCGAATTCGCCCGCCAGGGCGCCGGCAAGACGGTGACGACCCTGATCTTCCAGGTCCGAAACCTGCCGGCGGCGCTCTACAAGGCGCTCGGCGGCTTCGCCACCAACGGCGTCAACATGACCAAGCTGGAAAGCTATATGGTCGACGGCCATTTCTCGGCGACGATGTTCTACAGCGACGTCGAGGGGCATCCTGACGATCCGGCGCTGCGTCGCGCGCTCGACGAACTCGCCTTCTTCTCGAAGGAGATGAAGATCCTCGGCGTCTATCCGGCCCACGAATTCCGCGACAGCTTCCCCGAGCCGGGGGAGTAA
- a CDS encoding 3-deoxy-manno-octulosonate cytidylyltransferase, giving the protein MPNPLILIPARMQATRLPGKPLADILGEPMIVRVWRRAIEARVGDVVVATDDDRILAAIEQAGGRAVMTSPAHQTGSDRIKEAADIIDPKGEHDIIVNVQGDFPTLAPAAIAAAVEPLADPAVDIATLAGEITDDEEKTAPSVVKLIGSEISPGRMRALYFTRATAPYGDGPLYHHVGLYAYRRRALDRFVSLPQSPLELREKLEQLRALEDGMRIDAMIIDHVPRGVDTPPDLDRARAFLTSRA; this is encoded by the coding sequence ATGCCCAATCCGCTGATCCTGATCCCCGCCCGCATGCAGGCGACGCGCCTGCCGGGCAAGCCGCTGGCCGATATTCTGGGCGAACCGATGATCGTTCGTGTCTGGCGCCGTGCCATCGAAGCGCGCGTCGGCGACGTCGTGGTCGCGACCGATGACGACCGCATCCTCGCGGCGATCGAGCAGGCCGGCGGCCGGGCCGTGATGACCAGCCCCGCGCACCAGACCGGCTCCGACCGGATCAAGGAGGCCGCCGACATCATCGATCCCAAGGGCGAGCACGACATCATCGTCAACGTCCAGGGCGACTTCCCGACGTTGGCGCCGGCCGCGATCGCGGCCGCGGTGGAGCCGCTCGCCGATCCGGCCGTCGATATCGCGACGCTTGCCGGCGAGATCACCGACGACGAGGAGAAGACCGCGCCGAGCGTGGTCAAGCTGATCGGCAGCGAGATTTCCCCCGGCCGGATGCGCGCGCTCTATTTCACCAGGGCGACGGCGCCTTATGGCGACGGCCCGCTCTACCACCATGTCGGCCTCTACGCTTATCGCCGCCGCGCGCTCGACCGCTTCGTCTCGCTGCCGCAATCGCCGCTCGAACTGCGCGAGAAGCTCGAGCAGCTGCGGGCGCTCGAGGACGGCATGCGCATCGACGCCATGATCATCGATCACGTCCCGCGCGGCGTCGACACGCCCCCCGATCTGGACCGCGCCCGCGCGTTCCTGACATCCCGCGCCTGA
- a CDS encoding c-type cytochrome, with product MNIELNKIAGAGLSTLLVVMALNMGAGIVFAPKKPAVPGYDLPSLEPAAAGGAGAAAAVAEEPIAVRLAKADPAKGEKAVGACKACHTFEKGGANKVGPHLYDVYGRNEGSVAGFGYSAAMKGRGDKSWDADALDHFLKNPKAYVPGTIMAFAGLSKPEQRADVIAYLNTLADAPKPLPKP from the coding sequence ATGAATATCGAACTGAACAAGATCGCTGGCGCGGGGCTTTCGACCCTGCTCGTCGTGATGGCCCTGAACATGGGCGCCGGCATCGTCTTCGCCCCCAAGAAGCCGGCCGTTCCCGGCTACGACTTGCCGAGCCTGGAGCCGGCCGCCGCTGGCGGCGCCGGCGCTGCCGCGGCAGTTGCCGAGGAGCCGATTGCGGTCCGCCTTGCCAAGGCCGATCCGGCCAAGGGTGAAAAGGCTGTCGGCGCCTGCAAGGCCTGCCACACCTTCGAAAAGGGCGGCGCCAACAAGGTCGGCCCGCATCTCTACGACGTCTATGGCCGCAATGAAGGCTCAGTCGCAGGGTTCGGCTACTCGGCCGCAATGAAGGGCCGTGGCGACAAGAGCTGGGACGCCGATGCGCTCGACCACTTCCTGAAGAACCCGAAGGCTTACGTTCCCGGTACCATCATGGCCTTTGCCGGCCTGAGCAAGCCCGAGCAGCGCGCCGACGTTATCGCCTATCTGAATACGCTGGCCGACGCGCCCAAGCCGCTGCCTAAGCCCTGA